The genomic stretch AGTCCGCGGCTCCAAGTACTGGATTATGTTCCCCTCGTCATCGAAACTCCCCCCACCTCCAGGAGTCTATGTCTCTGAGGACCAGAGTGAAGTGACGTCCCCTCTGAGCATCGCAGAGTGGCTTCTGGGCTTCCATGCCGAAGCCCGGCGCACACCGGGCTGCATTGAAGGTATCTGCCAGGAAGGAGAGATTCTGCATGTGCCCTCGGGTTGGTGGCATTTGGTGGTAAACATCGAGCCGGCAATCGCAATCACACAGAACTTTATCCCCCGTGCACACTTGAGCGCAGCTTTAGACTTCCTGAGTAACAAAGCTGATCAGATCTCGGGTTTCAGAAAAGACGTTCACAACCCTTACGAGCAGTTTGTGAATAAAATGCGCGAGGCTCACCCAGACTTGCTTGAACAAGCACTGGATGAgctaaaaaagaaaaatgaggGCAAAAAGCGGAAATGGGATGAAATTGTCCATGGAAAATCAGAGCAAGACAGTGCTGGAGACTCATCTGAAGCAGGTGGATTCAGTTTTGGATTTGGAGATGATGGGAGCGACGTGGAGGTTCCCTGATCCACAGATTTGCATTATGACTGATGAACAAGACCAACTCCTGGTcagaaatgcaaagataCCATTATGTGATGCAGTATATGCTATCGAGCGGCTCACCGCTAAGCTTTGCCAAGCTTAAAACTTTCCACTAATTCTCAAACGCAACCATTATCTGAAAGGGAATGATCAATGGCAAGCAACGGTCTTTGCGGCTGACATATTGTCTCCAAACACAAGATACCCTACGAATGCTCCAACGGCAACTGCAATCATGACCAACCCATTGTACGTCATGAACAGCAACCTGACCGATTAGTATCTAGATCGAGGATAGGTCACCAGAAGGGATCCGAGCTCACATGATAAAGAAACTATAGAAGACCTGCACAGCATATAGTGCGGCCATGATGAGCTTTCCCCGCTGCTCCACAACCCTCCTGTTGTCCCTACCTACAAGTAGCGGTGAGCTTTCGTCGCAGGAATGAGGAGCATGGCTTGAAGGGGCGATGGCCGGGGCAGATTCGCCGACGTTCTCATTGCCTTCAAGATGTCAATGGAATCTGACTCAACCAGCCCCCCTGAAGGGTCTTCCCCTCGAAATAGTTGTATATCACATAGTAAAAGCAATAGATAATTTTTATAAGGCTTACCTCCCAAAGCAGGCGTATTGAACGCATTCAACCGTTGTGCATGCGCTGCCTCATACCGCCTGGTCAATTGTCGGATACCCTCGTAACCCGCCGTCAAAAGTACGATAACAACCAAGGAGacaaggagagagaaaggaccGTCGACACGCCACTGGCGGAATATAATGCAAAGGTCCTTAGAAGACCATGTGAAGAGCATCTAGCGTTGTTGTCAGTTAGACCCGTCATATATTATCCGAGTGCATCCCAGTATGATGAATGATGAGCTCACATTCATATTGCACTGTCCTCCCATATCCATATCCCCATGCCCACCATGACCATGGTCCATATCCATTCCCGCGTGGTGCATTGAGTGGTCCATGTTGTAATGCCAGCCTAATAGCTTAAGAAGTACCGATCAAGAAACGAAACTTCTAATATAACCAACAGGAGACTATTTGAAAACTTATAGCACAAAGATAGCTACCAAGTATCTAGCGGCAAAAGCAGGACAGGGTTGCTGACGCCATCACCTCCTCCCTAGATAGACCGCCGCACATGTCCAACTGATTGACCGCCCGGCAATTCAACTATGCAAACCAGCCAAACACCATCGATAAGATGTGCGGCCAAGTCCAGACCTtacctctttctctccccgTTCTAGATCGATCAATCAGGTCAATTGCCAGGAAGAACTGTGATAAAACACCTTAAGTCCAGCCACGAGAAATTTTACATGGCCGTTTAGTATTTTGAATTTTGAGAATAGCGCGCAAAGCGAGGCAACGAACATGACGGAATCCGCCCCTCCGCCCTCCGTCCCCAACACGACCGCAACGCCGGCAGgcccaacaacaactacaAACCAATCCACAGCCTCCAACAATAATAACGGCAATGGAACAGCATCGGCCCAAGCCGGGGCAAACCGCGGCCTGCCATATTACGAGAAACTGCGGCGCGAGCTACGCGACACGTTACAAAAGAAGCGATTAATGGATAAGAGCATGGTATGTTATCTATCGTATTTACCCCTGCTGCTTGATACACTTCATATATTTCCGAAGGCCGTTTCTTTGCCTATTACAGTGCTGATACAGGCGGACGCGCAGGCCCAACTCGAAGATCAGATCTTTCGCTTTGAACAATCCTACCTCGAAGAAACAACCGCCGGGAACATCATTAAGGGATTCGATAACTATATCAAGGGCTCATCCAGcggtgctggtgctggtgggtCATTAGCGCTTTCGGGAGGTGCAGGTGGTGCCAGACGAAAGGCACAAGTGACTGATGCCGATCGTGTTTTCTCTCGGAGCTCGGCGAGCTTTATGCGGGTATGTTTTCCCTATAAGCCACAGTCTTTAGTATCAAGGGCTAATATTCGGGAAGGATTCGACGCCATCATCTGTTCAGACTACTCCCTCGCATGCCCCGACTCCGACATCTGTCAATGGATCGTCAGGGAAACCGAATGGTGATTCTTCTGCGCCTGGAAGTGTGAAAGGAGgatcgtcctcgtcgaagaataagaaaaagtcGAATGCTAATAAGGATaagaatgatgacgatgatgaggcAGGGGATAAGCCACCTACCAAGAGGTTGAAAATCAGCTACGGAAGGGATTGATAACTCGATTTTGAGGGAGTTTTGAGTTGATTTCTTGGGTTTGACCTGCTTTAGATATGGGATTACGGTTCGGATCGGTGATGGAGCTCTAAGGCGCTATGGCTCTTGGCTTTTTGGTTCAGTTAACAAGCATCTGcatgaatttccttttcccttaTATTATCAAGATATCCTTTGTATTATTAAGCGCATAGCTTATCCAAACCATCTCCAaagatgatgtatgtatcacCGAAAATACTTGGCTACAGCTGCAAACGATATGTAGCAACCTCATACGCCCTTAACTCAATGTCAACATCCGTGGTCTCCTTACCCTTTGTAATGGCAAGAGCTCTCTCATTATCCTCAAGCACGTTGCACTTCCAGATTTTCTTGACGGGCAACTTAGTGTGAATAGTACCCCGACTCTTACCGCCAAGTGACTCGTAAATACGCAGGATAACGCTTTTTCCTGCGCGACGGGGTAGATTGTCTCGAGAGacgtcttcgtcatcttctccGCGCTTAACCGCGTCCAAGATGAGCGATGAGGAGCCGCTGATGGAGATAGACTTGAAGGCATCCTTATCCCCAGTGCCAAATGCTGATTCAAGAGCAAGtgggtggttgaaattgTACCCTGCTCGGATGGTGCGTGAATCAAGAGGCCCAGCATGAGGCAGGATCGCATATCGTATGTGATGACGGCCCATATCTGCATGCGCATCCGGTGCTTTGGGTGCTCGGAGCAGAGATAGACGCATTAGGTTGCCACAGGTTGCAAAACCGTATTTGGAGTCATTCAAGACCGACACGCCATATCCATTCTCAGACAGATCGGCCCATTTGTGGCAGCACACTTCAAATTTGGCCATGTCCCAGCTAGGAGAGTCAGTCAAATTTAACCTTCATAGTGGACGGCGATTTTCTTACCTCGTGTTGTAGTGTGTTGGGCGTTTTATGATCCCATATTGGGTCTCGTAGGACGCTTCTGTATTCGTAATGTCCACAGGGAACTCTACCTTGAGGAATTTCATGGTTTCTTGCCACTCAACCTCACTTTCAAACTCTACATATGATGGTTCATCCccggcagcagcagaaagGCTGATTGTTGTCTTAACCCAGCTATTCTCACTAATCTTGGTTTCAGTGACGACACTGGCGCGATATGGGTCATTCTCAGCGATGCTGGTTCTACTGGAGTGCAACTCCTTCCGTGACTCCAGATGGAAAACTTCAACATCCCAAGCTTGCCAGTAAAGTGGCTTATCATCAAAGATGACCAACTGCCCAGCCTTGCCGCCCTTCGCGATCACTTCGCGATCTGCCTCAACATCGAATAGAGATGTGATTACTCCATTGTGGATGTCAACCCTCAACTTTGTATTCTCAAGGCGGAACACTCCTGGCCGGATCTCCGAAACGGTCACTCGAGTAGAAATGACTGGGTTGGCTCGACACTCCATGAAACCCGTCTTCCCGCTAACCACGGCATACTTCCGGCGGTTTGCTTTTTCGAGTTCGGGAGGGAGCTTGACAACTTCCGAACGGTGCCAAGGCAGAGTGTTGATCGCCACAAGGCTCTTGGAAGGTTTCTTGTCTCCGAATCCAAGAGCCTCGAGGGCTTGTCTCCTAACTTTATGACCAGTTTCGAAGATCTCGGCATAAAGTTTGTCAGAGTCATCGTAGCACATCTCGATGGAACTGCCTGGCAGACAGTCGTGGAACTGACATAAGAGCACACCCTCCCACATATCGTCTATCTCCTTCTTGGGATATCGGTAATTGCCACTAGTTTGCGAGATCGACGCAAGCGTGGCTAGATACTCGATCTCCCGAAGTAAGAACTCAGACTTGCGATTGTTTCGCTTGTTGTTTGCTTGAGTAGTATATGTACCGCGATGTAGCTCGAAATAAAGCTCACCATACCATGTAGCGAATTGTGTgccctcctcaaccttcttctccagtctTGCGAAGAAGTCGTCCACTGACTCACCCATCTTTACACGTGGAAGCAGGCCTGTCTTATCACTCAGACCACGGCAGCGGCGCAGCTTTTCCAGATGCTCGAAGGTCGGCCCACCACCGCCGTCACCCTTTCCGAACACAAGAAGCGATGTGTTATCGTTGTCCATGGACTTGTGCTGCGTGACACTGCGTTTCACGTCGCCGAAGTGAGCCGAGGCAGTGTACGTCTCTGATGGCGCCATATGACACATAACCTGGCTACCATCGAGCGCAACCCACTGGAAGGTAGTGTGTGGGAAGTTATTTATATTGTTCCAGCTAAGCTTCTGAGTAAAGAAGCGACTCATGCCAGCTAGACGGCAGATCTGGGGAATCTGCGTCGAGTAGCCGAAGGTATCTGGTAACCAGAACGTCGTACAACGCTCACCAAAGTGGCTTTCGAAGAAACGCTGGCCATAGAGGAACTGTCGTACCAATGATTCTCCACTGGGCATGTTGGTATCATGCTCAACCCAGCTACCACCAATTGGTTGGAAGTGGCCCCTCTTGACCCATCCCTTCACCCGGTCGAAGACTGAGGGGTAGTATTGTTTCAACCATTTGAATTGCTGTGCCTGCGAGCAAGTAAAGCGGTGTTCCGGATACCTCTCCATCAGATCACACTGGTTTGACCATGACCGAGCCACTTTACGCTTAGTCTCTGCCCAGGGCCACAGCCAGCACGTATCAATATGACAATGCCCGATTCCGTAGACTATTGGCTGTGTATCGGTGTCATACACCTCCGATGAATCAACTTTGTCACCGAGGTATCTCCTGGCAAGCTTACGTCCTTCCTTGATGGATTCTTGGCTCCCATTGCCAGCAATGAAAGCGTCCATAATAGCATTAGCTACCACGTTCGCTTCGTGAGATTCCCAAGAATCTCCCGGAAACTCTCGAGCAGCATCTACAAGATTTCAGCACAGTTAGTCATTAGACAGAATGGAGAGAGGATATAACAAATGCAGGTTTGGACTCCATACCTCCGATAATCCAGAAATCATAGAACAACGCCCGTGCCTCAAGGTTGACAGCTGTGATCTGTGCTTTTTGCAGGGTGAAATATTTATCAGGAGCTGGTGGCTGAATCGAATCTTCACCAGGTGCATTTCCAAACATCCCATTACAAGCCATTTCGATATAGAAGGTATGCTCTTTCCCATCGCGCCAGGCGTTGGGAATGATCCACTCGATACGCTCCCCGCCACCAGTCAGACCCTGTAGTGGATGACCATCTTCAGTCCAGACTAAGCCCTCATTGTTCGCATCCCAATGAAACTCCAGCCGCTCTTTCTGGCGTAAGTCCTCCGGGACCGTCAGATGGATGCGGAACCAGTGAGTAGACCAACTAGGACCGAATGAAGCGCCGATATGCGTGGGCTTGAAGTCATGTGAAGTTGCCTCTTCAAACGTAGGGCGCTCCAAATTCGGGACCGAGTATACGGAGAGCTTAACGTGCTCTTTGTCAGAGTTCACGGCTTCATAAAATTTACTGTAGGGCATTAGACGTATGTACCAGTGACGTGATTAGCAATTATGTTTACATACGAAACGAGGTTCTGTCCCTCGTACTGGCCGTTAGCCGTAAACTGTCTCAAACGATCTGTATAGATTCCATGAATGCGTTGACCGACAGGGCCACTTGGAGCTCGGGGGAGAGAGCTGAAAGCTTGTCGCGGAATGTCTCCACCCATGATAACGGATAAGATCAATTGTGGGTATTAATTAAGCTTATCAGGATATCAGAGAGTGATGATGTCTGCATCAGAGCAGGGATagatgatggatggaaaAAGGGTCAATTGAAAGAGACAGCAAGaggagaagtggaggggGGAGAAAGGGCAACCAGAGCTAAACACTTCCGGGGTGGGATCCAGGAACGAAACAAGCAGGTGACGCTGTCTGCATTCCAGGTACTACGTAAATGCGGAGAAATCCTGTGACCTGGCGATTGATGGCGGGGAAGCCCCCAATCCGGATGAGCATGAAATGTGTCCATGGGAGCCAAGAACCGGTACCAACACATGTTATTTGACCGATATACAGGCCTCTTTGGATCCGATTATACTATGGACACAAGTACAAGATAAGAAATATTATCAAAGAAGATAATAATACTGACGTTACTACCTTTCCCAGCTCGGCCCCGAACCCCTAGACTTGAAAGCCTGTTCAGAGGCACCAAATGGCTCATCACAACCATTAAGTAAAACAACAAGTCGCTGGTGTTCATGCAAACTTATCATAACTCAGACAACAATAGTAGAGGTATATCAAATATCATGCACATGAACAATGAACAATGAATTATTTCCCCCCAAGAGATTTAACCACAACGCCTACCGTAACTAATTCCAGGATAtcgagaagaaaatcaaaggtGTACAAgtaaaatgaaaataaaaggggggagggaaagaaagaaaggaagaaagagtggGTAAGCAAATAGAAAAACCAGAAGGTGAGACGGGCCGTAAAGCGGATCGACGATCTAGACGAGTCAAGATGCAGTAAGACGACTGATCTGCTAATACCACTAGTTATGCAGAGTCATATCCAAGGATCAACCCGCCCATAGGTAGTATATGGGTTGACCGGACCTATTAGTCTGATCTTGGATTTCAactgtcttcttcttcgatcgACCTGAGCCTGAATTATCTTCTGTCTCGCTTCATCCAGCGCTATGAGGACATGGCTCGTTCCATCCTGCAACACTCTCACGCAGAACCGTGTGCCTTGCTGTAGTGTAGAGCATGTCGATGATCCGTTCTTCAAAGATGTTTCATACCGGAAAGTTGTGGCTTGTTTCCGATATTTTGGAAATCTTACATTGCCTCTTTGCCGGTAACTGATCCTCTTTTCACGTCCGGGCTTCTCCCGCGTGACTGGCCCATATCTTTGGTAAGCCGAAATTCGGACGGCGGGCTGTTTTTTCTGATACGGTGTTATCGAGTTCACTGTTCTATCGCTTTCGTCCTCACTTGAACTGCTGCCCATTGACAGCCGGTTCAGATCGgcagagagatagagaaagTTCTGCTGCGGCCCTGTGCTCCCACGATCGGAATAGTTAGAGTAGTTGCTAGAAGAAGTCTTCCGGGAGCATCGATATTCATCAGGGAACTCAGACGGGGCTGTCGATGCTCGTGGTCGTCGCTTAGGCTTGGTCTTATCAATGGAGTGCTTGGACAGCCTTCGTTGTACATAGGAGCGGATAGATTTGCGTACATCGTGGGCAAGTGCTCGCTTCTCAGGTGAAGTACAGCGAGGACTTATCTTCGTAAAGTCGAACGCTGCGAGGTTCAACCTACTGCTATTCTGCTTTCGAGGCGCAGGTGGAAACTTGGGGTATCCAGGTGGTAATTCTGATGGCATCGCGAGCTCTGGAAAGAACtcccatttcttctctttaaaATAATGATTAGGAGCGGCACGGGTTGCCGTCGGCAAAGGGCGATGGCGGTGATGATCATTAGACAATGTGGTGAGCGGCAGAGGTGATGTTTCTAGTTTGTTATATGGCTTCAAGGGGGCAGGGTGATCTATGCTAGAGAGAGGCGAATGGTCGACGAACTCGTCCAGATCATCAGAGGGAGAGCGAACACAAATTGGGTAACCTTCTGACGTCGCATCAGATGTACGGCGAGTTTCAAGGCTGACATCTGTGCTGCTGTCGTCGCTCCATCCCGTCGGACTCTCCATTGAGGGTGTCTCGGGTAGTGGTTTCGCAGGTAGCTCGGGGAGTGGCTTATCCAACCGAAGTGCTGACCGAGCAGCAGGCTGAGGTGTATGTGGAGGCACAACTTTCTCTAGTCCCTCGAGTGACCGAGACGGTCTCACTGGAGGAGCCTGTCTTGGGACAGCGAGAGAGGTCGGCGAAATCATGGCggatatctatatttaaaTGGCGTTCGTGACGGAAAAGAATGCTCTATTCGTCCTTCCCCGAGGAAAGAGGGGAGGGAATCGGGGCAGAACAGCGGTGCGAGAAAGAGGTGTTGATAATAAGCAAGTAGTCCAAGAAACTAGCAACCACGCCTGTGTCACTTGAAAATATCGAATAAGGCGAGATTATGCCGATAGCGCCGTACGAGGCTTCCAATTCCAAAGCTCaatattatttattcttcttaTCTGCGTCCAGGATGACGGTCACAAGACCCCAGTCCCCGCAAAGTCAGCTTGTGGCTTGAGCCCTAATCCTAGCCTGCAGAAGAATTCCCAGTAGCGGAACACGCGGGACCATTTTTTTCtataagaaataaatagGAAGCAAATAAAATGAGGGAAGCCTGGGGGTTACgataagaagaaatagaagcAACAACCGACAAAGAAATTAGAGATAATGTGATATAAAGGGGTGGAGGATGCAGCTAAACGAGGCAGCCAGTTGGTGAATCATAATAACGCTTCAGTATTATTTCCCACATCCCTGGATAGAAATGTCCGGAAATGGCAgtccaagaaataaaagACCCATCCAAAGTGTTGTGGTCTAGTCGTGGGTCTCCTGCAGGATCGCCATGGCCGTGGTCATCATGGGCAACAATAACCTCATGGACCAACAACAGGGTGACACACCCATGCAAGGGATACTCTGGTTTTGCACCGCCTGCCCCGATATCAACCGCCAAATCGACTATCGTAATAAGTAGATGACGAATGAGTTCGTCCTAGAAGCATAATTTCTGGAACACGGGAAATAAACTCATTACTAGGCTAGTAGATAGGAGGTTATGTGGCATCTAGAAAGGGTTTGAAAGACCGCGCTGAAATATATCCGAAAAGGTAGACTCGGAAGGTAGTGCCCGCAGCGCAGCAAGGAAATCGTCCTTGGGTAGGATAATACCGCACTGAGCAGGTGGATCCGGTACCTACCGTGGTGCCCAGTCTCCACACTTTTGGGGATCATCGTCCTTGACACCGCAATTCCCTTGGAGGCCGATCCAAATGAGTGGAGCGTCACTGCACCGTGAGCAACCGGTATGAACTCGAAGGCCACTAAACTTTGGATCAGCACTCGATCGCGTTAGGCTCTCCATGTGTTCATTCTccacaacaaagaaaacattcTATGCCATGCGCCGCCACATTTCTCAGTAGTCTTTTTCGCCCGATATTAGTGACGAATGCGAGGACGGATAGGCATCGTATCCGCGTGttctcacttttctttttcctattttccTCAACAGGCGCAACTTTCGAATGGCTCTGTATCCGTGTTGCGCCGGTCCATAGACACATAGAGTCTTCGTGCGCCACAGAATACAGTATTCATGACATACATACTCTTGGATCTATCACATTCAGCGTCTTGCGGTGAGCACCAATTATACTTCCACTGACAGTGTCATAGCACAGGAACAAGATAGAACGGTgtaaaacaagaaagagagcCCCTCTTCCATTTTTAATTCATGTGTACCTCAAGCCTTTCCTCCTGATTCCCAAGGAATTGGACCTGGACCCGGGTATCGTACAACGCTAATTCGGATAACCCTAACCGTCACCTCTAATGCCTTATGTCTTCCGATTATAGTAAGTTAAATGTTCTTATTTAAATAGctcaactttttcttttccttgtgtAACAGGCAAC from Aspergillus oryzae RIB40 DNA, chromosome 1 encodes the following:
- a CDS encoding uncharacterized protein (predicted protein), which encodes MISPTSLAVPRQAPPVRPSRSLEGLEKVVPPHTPQPAARSALRLDKPLPELPAKPLPETPSMESPTGWSDDSSTDVSLETRRTSDATSEGYPICVRSPSDDLDEFVDHSPLSSIDHPAPLKPYNKLETSPLPLTTLSNDHHRHRPLPTATRAAPNHYFKEKKWEFFPELAMPSELPPGYPKFPPAPRKQNSSRLNLAAFDFTKISPRCTSPEKRALAHDVRKSIRSYVQRRLSKHSIDKTKPKRRPRASTAPSEFPDEYRCSRKTSSSNYSNYSDRGSTGPQQNFLYLSADLNRLSMGSSSSEDESDRTVNSITPYQKKQPAVRISAYQRYGPVTREKPGREKRISYRQRGNAHGSA
- the ams1 gene encoding alpha-mannosidase (alpha-mannosidase) produces the protein MGGDIPRQAFSSLPRAPSGPVGQRIHGIYTDRLRQFTANGQYEGQNLVSKFYEAVNSDKEHVKLSVYSVPNLERPTFEEATSHDFKPTHIGASFGPSWSTHWFRIHLTVPEDLRQKERLEFHWDANNEGLVWTEDGHPLQGLTGGGERIEWIIPNAWRDGKEHTFYIEMACNGMFGNAPGEDSIQPPAPDKYFTLQKAQITAVNLEARALFYDFWIIGDAAREFPGDSWESHEANVVANAIMDAFIAGNGSQESIKEGRKLARRYLGDKVDSSEVYDTDTQPIVYGIGHCHIDTCWLWPWAETKRKVARSWSNQCDLMERYPEHRFTCSQAQQFKWLKQYYPSVFDRVKGWVKRGHFQPIGGSWVEHDTNMPSGESLVRQFLYGQRFFESHFGERCTTFWLPDTFGYSTQIPQICRLAGMSRFFTQKLSWNNINNFPHTTFQWVALDGSQVMCHMAPSETYTASAHFGDVKRSVTQHKSMDNDNTSLLVFGKGDGGGGPTFEHLEKLRRCRGLSDKTGLLPRVKMGESVDDFFARLEKKVEEGTQFATWYGELYFELHRGTYTTQANNKRNNRKSEFLLREIEYLATLASISQTSGNYRYPKKEIDDMWEGVLLCQFHDCLPGSSIEMCYDDSDKLYAEIFETGHKVRRQALEALGFGDKKPSKSLVAINTLPWHRSEVVKLPPELEKANRRKYAVVSGKTGFMECRANPVISTRVTVSEIRPGVFRLENTKLRVDIHNGVITSLFDVEADREVIAKGGKAGQLVIFDDKPLYWQAWDVEVFHLESRKELHSSRTSIAENDPYRASVVTETKISENSWVKTTISLSAAAGDEPSYVEFESEVEWQETMKFLKVEFPVDITNTEASYETQYGIIKRPTHYNTSWDMAKFEVCCHKWADLSENGYGVSVLNDSKYGFATCGNLMRLSLLRAPKAPDAHADMGRHHIRYAILPHAGPLDSRTIRAGYNFNHPLALESAFGTGDKDAFKSISISGSSSLILDAVKRGEDDEDVSRDNLPRRAGKSVILRIYESLGGKSRGTIHTKLPVKKIWKCNVLEDNERALAITKGKETTDVDIELRAYEVATYRLQL
- a CDS encoding chromatin modification-related protein EAF6/MEAF6 (predicted protein), translated to MTESAPPPSVPNTTATPAGPTTTTNQSTASNNNNGNGTASAQAGANRGLPYYEKLRRELRDTLQKKRLMDKSMVCYLSYLPLLLDTLHIFPKAVSLPITVLIQADAQAQLEDQIFRFEQSYLEETTAGNIIKGFDNYIKGSSSGAGAGGSLALSGGAGGARRKAQVTDADRVFSRSSASFMRVCFPYKPQSLVSRANIREGFDAIICSDYSLACPDSDICQWIVRETEW